Proteins encoded within one genomic window of uncultured Sphingopyxis sp.:
- a CDS encoding DUF2794 domain-containing protein, with protein MGTVTPLPFGNNRAVSQQTGFERPELMRILDLYGRMVAAGHWRDYAMDFHRDAAIFSAFRRAAERPEYRIEKRPALRSRQGMWALVSEAGAILKRGDELSNVLAPVERKLMKLVGD; from the coding sequence ATGGGCACCGTCACACCCCTGCCGTTCGGAAATAATAGAGCGGTATCGCAGCAAACCGGCTTCGAGCGCCCGGAACTCATGCGTATCCTGGACCTTTACGGCCGCATGGTCGCAGCGGGGCATTGGCGCGACTATGCGATGGATTTCCACCGCGACGCCGCGATCTTCTCGGCCTTTCGCCGCGCTGCTGAGCGGCCCGAATATCGCATCGAAAAACGCCCCGCCTTGCGGAGCCGGCAGGGCATGTGGGCCCTTGTCTCCGAAGCCGGGGCGATTTTGAAGCGCGGGGACGAGCTGTCGAATGTGCTCGCCCCCGTCGAACGCAAGCTGATGAAGCTGGTCGGGGACTAG
- the cysE gene encoding serine O-acetyltransferase, producing MFNGLVAYLDSIKARDPAPRSRWEILLYPGLLAVGMHRVAHWLFEARLFFLARFVNHLSRFLTAIDIHPGATIGEHLFIDHGFGVVIGETAEIGDNVSIYQGVTLGGTDPANGIGGKRHPTLADDVIVGSGAQILGPVTVHARARVGANAVVTKDVPEGAVMVGIPARSTLLDATEYAREFVPYGTPCSETFDPATQKVELLQCQLEQLQKQLKALLEERELAAEDEAPRRKGSRKSA from the coding sequence ATGTTCAACGGGCTGGTCGCCTATCTCGATTCGATCAAGGCGCGCGACCCAGCGCCGCGGTCGCGCTGGGAAATATTGCTCTATCCGGGGCTGCTCGCGGTCGGCATGCACCGCGTCGCGCACTGGCTGTTCGAGGCGCGGCTGTTCTTCCTCGCACGCTTCGTCAATCACCTGTCGCGCTTCCTGACCGCGATCGACATTCATCCGGGCGCGACGATCGGCGAGCATCTGTTCATCGATCACGGCTTCGGCGTCGTGATCGGCGAGACCGCCGAGATCGGCGACAATGTCTCCATCTATCAGGGCGTGACGCTCGGCGGTACCGATCCCGCGAACGGCATCGGCGGCAAGCGCCACCCGACGCTCGCCGACGACGTGATCGTCGGTTCGGGGGCGCAGATTCTGGGGCCGGTCACGGTCCACGCGCGCGCGCGCGTCGGCGCGAACGCCGTGGTGACCAAGGATGTGCCCGAGGGCGCGGTGATGGTCGGCATTCCGGCGCGCTCGACTCTGCTCGACGCGACCGAATATGCGCGCGAATTCGTGCCCTATGGCACGCCGTGCAGCGAGACCTTCGACCCCGCGACGCAAAAGGTCGAATTGCTGCAATGCCAGCTCGAGCAGTTGCAGAAGCAGTTGAAGGCGCTGCTCGAAGAACGCGAACTCGCGGCCGAAGATGAAGCGCCGCGGCGCAAGGGGAGCCGGAAAAGCGCCTGA